A genomic region of Leptolyngbya sp. NIES-2104 contains the following coding sequences:
- a CDS encoding DUF2887 domain-containing protein produces the protein MKTDSIFYKIFQTAPSTFFELIGETDPRSSAYGFGSQEVKQTSFTIDGIFFPPLRMRQAPIYFVEAQGYREEENFYYRFFGEVHLYLKDYKPVNPWQAVVIFTEKRFDPGLPHPYSEYDNNPRLQRIYLNKLPPEMGDRSIGLGLLQLIGTKPKQAPTKGRALIDRTRQEVTDVTVQRNFIELIETVFVYKFPQLTFGEIGEMLGLGDLRQTRAYQQAQEEVLEKTVPLLLQSGMTVEQIAAQTGFPVETIQRFVPQN, from the coding sequence ATGAAAACTGACTCAATTTTCTACAAAATATTCCAAACTGCTCCCAGTACGTTCTTTGAGTTGATTGGTGAGACTGATCCTCGATCGAGCGCTTACGGGTTTGGCTCTCAAGAAGTGAAGCAAACGAGTTTTACGATCGATGGCATCTTTTTTCCACCGCTCCGAATGCGTCAAGCGCCCATTTATTTTGTGGAAGCTCAAGGGTACAGAGAGGAGGAAAACTTCTATTACCGATTCTTTGGTGAAGTTCATCTGTACCTGAAAGACTACAAACCCGTGAATCCCTGGCAAGCGGTGGTTATCTTTACTGAGAAACGCTTTGACCCTGGACTGCCACATCCTTATTCTGAATACGATAATAATCCGAGGTTACAACGGATCTATCTCAACAAACTACCGCCGGAGATGGGCGATCGCTCAATAGGACTGGGACTTCTGCAACTGATCGGGACGAAACCGAAACAGGCTCCAACGAAAGGACGGGCGTTAATCGATCGCACTCGTCAAGAAGTTACAGATGTGACAGTACAGCGAAATTTCATAGAATTGATCGAGACCGTTTTCGTATACAAATTTCCACAGCTAACTTTCGGGGAGATAGGCGAAATGCTAGGACTTGGGGATCTAAGACAAACTCGTGCATATCAACAGGCGCAAGAAGAAGTGCTTGAAAAAACCGTGCCTCTTTTGCTTCAGAGTGGAATGACTGTTGAGCAAATCGCTGCACAAACCGGTTTTCCAGTAGAAACTATTCAGCGCTTCGTTCCTCAAAATTAG